The genomic segment GAATTTGTCACCGTTTGTGCACGCATAGCTGGATTTTTAACCTGGGTGTTCCCATATGGTTAGAAGTTCCCATAAGGCGTTGAAAACATTTATTGTTGAAgacattctcacttggtgtgtcccaactcGTAAGCATAAAAACGAGTCTGTGATCACTTTGGCTCATTGGCTCAAAAtagttatcgaagttgcaagaaaatagttcacagaaaacacccttttgTTGCACATAGTTGTAtgattacattttgtttcaaacgAGAAGTCTGTTAGAGATGGTCCTTAAtactaaaataatataacatttaTACTATAacttttaaaaggcactggacaccattgataaatgctcaaaataaatgtaatcatAATAAACTAATTATTTGATAACGAGCattagggagctgttgataggataatacattgtgataaatggctccctctgaagtagcacatttatttacttatttttgagaaagaggtattttctcgtCGACATATTAccaaacttcagctgaagccccagcatctgaaagcaccattttgcaacaataatgtttttttcttcttattattcccttgcaacCTTGGTGACTAATTAAGTCAacattctcacaggtttgttatttaatacataagttgggatacaccaagtgacaatactggtctttgacaaacgtgtccactgctttaaaaAAGAATCAAGTTTCAGAAAAAAGAGCAGTGCATACGAACGGAAACCGACGTTTTCTTCAACATAATACCAATGAACTTTCCCACCTGAGGTTATTGTAACGCTTAATCAAATAGTGAGTCCTTCAAGAATAGAATTCCAAACAATGGGGCTTTGTTTACTTTGGTCGCACCTTTGGGGACACCTTAAACCGGTCACTGAAGTCTCTTTAACCCTTATCGGCCTTGCCCAAACACCCCATCAAGGTGTTTTCTTTGAGCTTGGATTAGTTCGCCCCCTTTGATGACGTCAAACACATCGCTGGCCTTTTTGCGTCTCTTTGACGAaggtctcaaaaaaaaaaaaaaaaggcccctCCTTCATAATTTAGAGAtcgcataattttttttttttttacttcttcaaAAAGACTTGTACCTATAAAGTaggtggtgactttaaactgaggACTTGGTGGCCAATGTATAAAATCAATGCTTTGCGGCAACctttgtgggggaaaaaaaaaaaaaaaaaaaaaaacctcatctTCCTCTTTTAAGAGaaacccggacgatcaactggtagtTTTTATAAACTTGGCCTAAAAGTTCAAGTGTTAAATCTACTGGAAAATGGACAGTTTCGGATTTCcggaattgttgttgtttttgtgtgtgtgcaaaAGTAcctttgtataaaagtacaatacCTTACTGTTCTTAGATATAGGTTTTCTGGTCACTTGAACAGAAAACCCATTCATTTCAATACCtaggtcattcaatttcgttttaaaATGAATGCTTCGTTGAATCAGCATTTAACGGTCAATATGTGTTATTCAATTTCACAAatttagcattcactggtcaaataatTGCATTCAATTTCACGAAGCCGCAATATCTATTAAATGTCGTGCATGCAAACAGTAAGAGCGATGGTCAACCACGAAGACGAAATTAAAACGCATTGATAGCTCGACCAAAAACCTAGTTTGTGAGTGGATTAAGGGGGAAATACCCGAGTTTGAATGCTTGTTAATAATTGTCagattttttttgctgaagTTGGCCGAATTCTGCAACAGTTTTGTCATCGACAATTTTaactcaacttttttttctttcccttttaCATAAATCAATTAACAACTTGATGCTTTGTGACTTTTCAACCGTGACACGGCAAAACTTGTTTTGCTGTCTGAAAAGTTTGGTGTGGGTTGTGTCAAAAAGGCAACGAATGAGTGAAATTAAATCTTGATATAATTATGTTACACCCATTTCAAAACATGTCGTACCAAATAGTGGCATTGAATCTGTAATTTTGACCGAGacttttgaacatttttttttttcgatattCAAACGAGGCCATGTTTAGAATTTCGCCTTGAAAGAGTATTTCCttgttattaaaataacaaGGTTAGCTTACAACAACACTGGACACAtatattacttttgttttttccccatacgccgatgtgttttagcactgcagcatactcagtactttcccgagtactgtgaaacaaatatcacaggcacattatttgggtgggattcgacctttgcaattctagagaagtgtcataccaactagaccaatgAGATAacccggtagctagaggaaGTTCGAAATCTATGAACACTGAAATTAGATCTCCTCTTAAAAGACGTAGTGTATTCGTAATGAAAATTAAAATGCCTCTCAACAAGTTTCACCTCGTACAGAGGGACTTTTCGTGGAACCCCTCTCTGTAGACTTTGTCCATGGTCTTTCCGTAAAGGACATACATATAAAAAGTCTTTCCACACATTTGCTCTTTGTGCAGAGGGACTGGAATTCAACAACCCAGTTTTAAAACGAAACCGCGCAaataggaatttgaaaaaaacacgTCTTTTTGCATTCCACTTTAAATCAACACTTTAACGACCCTAAAACCACCTTTGTACAGTTTCGCAGAACTTATTTAACCAtagcaaataaaaacaaatttgtattaaaatttCAGGCGTTGGAATGTCATTATATTTAAATGTAGTGGTACTACATCATGGTAGTGATTTGAAAAGGGAGGCACGGATTTGCCGGAAAGGAAGTGTTTAGTCAACGGGCTATAAAACTATTACTTCTCGCTTTTACAGAGCAGTCATAAAGCAttaaagacggtggacactattggtaattgtcaaagaccaggtcttctcacttggcgtatatcaacatatgcataaaataacaaacctgtgaacatttgagctcggttggtcgtcggagttgcgagataactataaagaaaaaacacccttgtcacacgaagttgtgtgcttttagatgcttgatttcgagacctcaaattctacacttGAGGTAtcaaagtcaaattcgtggaaaattacttctttctcgaaaactatgtcacttcagagggagcagtttctcacaatgttttatactaccaacctctccccattacttgtttatgctgatcattattttgagtaattaccaacagtgtccactgcctttaacgagcTTTAGAACTATTATTTCTCGCTTTTGCAGAGCaggctaaagcccggttcatacttcctgcgaatgcgaatgcgaagcgaatgttgacgtcacaaattcgcaccgaataattcgcagcagttcaactttgttcaactcacttgcgaatatcgctgcgaaaggagggttatGACATCAagttcgcttcgcattcgcattcgcaggaagtatgaaccgggcttaaagcaTTAAAACCAATGCGTCCTGCATACGACCATtcatagtaaaaacaaaaccatggaGGTTCCAATGTATAAGGAATTCTCAACAAAAGTGGATCGTGTGCTTTTCAATAGGCATAGCAATCGAGACAACCTACGCTTTGACAACTTCTATTATCCATGCATTAACCACGGTCACAACACAGCCACAACGGAAAACTAGTCAGCCATTACTTTatcaaaaaaaagaaagaaaataaataaatacatgataATATATTTCTAACACCGAATTATGGGTTAATCAATCATTGAATTGACCATGGGAGTGACAAGTTACACGTGTTTTGTCTAGACGTTTGTGGGCAATTGACAGTACGTTTCGCCcctaaccattattttgttgttgttgtggatTTTCAACTCCGCAAAAGTGATGATGAATTTTGACAGTTTGGCATTTTTTGCATTCTCACGTTAAAAGCTTGCAACTATAGCTTCACACCAAAGTGTGGATATTCAAAGGTTTcattcgattaaaaaaaaaaagttcgaATAACAAATAGATTTAATCATcaatctaaaaaagaaaaaatgaataCGTCAATATCAtctatgtaaaacaaaaaaatgtgcgGCCTGACGTTTCGCCCCTTTTAGGCTAAAAGAACCGAGAGAAATACCTTAGTAGGGTCAAATTGTCAGGccaccaattttgtttttgccttaTATAGGTCCTTTTAGTTGGTTAGCATTTGCAACAACTATAGTTTATTAACCTGTACTTAAACTTGGGTATTGCGGAAGAGGggcaatgggggggggggggggggggcacacgtGGTCACGCATATCTAATTCtttacggaggcaacgaaggcgattgcctccatgctccctggtcattgccttggtgcccttgatatGCTCTACGGTaaacatttacaattttctcagaGGATAGGGTGCTTTTACTAAGGAGAACATGCTTTTGTGCCCTTGcaatttcaaaaacgaagcatacagggctgGTCACAAAATATAAAGGGATTTTTACAGGATGTGTAGAATTGACAGCAGGGtggcagacagtgttcatgtttgtgTAATCAACCAAATAAGGTAACAAGCCTCGCCTGTGAGAATTTTGGCTAATACCGTTGTGTGATTCACGAGAAGTAGTGAACAAAAACCAGGTGCATTTTTCAGCATGCGAACCCCTTGTCCTTAatttgagattttgttttaGGCTTACAATCTGATGTATGAGTCAGGAGAAAGGAAGGAAAAAAATCACTTGCATTTTCCAACATGTATAAGGACACAATAGATTATACAATCGAAATCAGAATTTTGTTGTACATATATTCAGTTTtgtcaaatattatttaattttagagATAAATATTTCATACAAAAGTTGGGTCTAggattcaatttcgttttcatTAATCTTTTAGATTATAattgaacaatattattttgttgtgcccCCTCGTTAACAACAAAGCTGaacttttgtatttatttaactCGTTTTCAACAAGTTCAGTCAAACTTTGCGTTTCCAAAACAAAACCTCACCCGAAACGTAAACTAAACAATCCATGCGAAAATGTTTTCTTAACAATCGACAAATTTGCCAAGGATTGTTTACAATAGATAAGTGCAAACAATGTCAGAAGTTGCATGACGTATAGGCCCGTACACAACCAGTATGTATACCATTGGCTGTTTTATAGGGCAATTCCAAAGAATGCTCATTGTACTACGAACTTTATCAACCCCTGTCACTGGGCCATCTATTTCATGTCATAAACTATCTCATCTACAAGAGCAATAGAGACCAAACCAGCCATTTtcggagccaacactccctcaaaagagaattacaACATggttgtttccgcacgtttacTACCATTTATAGTTTACTCTTATTATACGAGTATCATACGACGTGTGCTGCCAAATATTTAGCGCACTTTAACTTAAAGTTTTAACTTTAAGTTAAAGTTACACTAAATGAAATCAAACTAAattaaaattacaataaattaaaattacattaaataagatttaattaaatttacatTACAATAGATACATAGTGCGCTCTTACTCACCAAACGATGGTTATACACATCgcttaatattttgtattttttaaagtaatgttttcctttttccctTTTTGTATTACACATGACCATAGCGTAGTATAGCGTTTTAAATTCCTGTATAAAGAtcttaaagtaaaaaaaaacaaaaaaaaaaactgttgactCTGCACCATAACTCTAGAGTATGATGCAATTGTGACTGGCTTTTTGATGTTTGTAGTGCTTTTGAAACTTGTGCGAGCAATGCAACTTCTtctttgtgggagtttgtttATGTCTGATGTCTTGGATTGACTGAAACAGGTGGCCTGttaattgcctcgtgtgacatcagtcaattgattgattgactgactggTTACCAGTGATTATTCTTTCCTATTATGTATAGGTACTTCAAGAATTTTTCAAAAATGCACCGCCTCATTCTCGGACTCGCCGTGCTGATCGGTTGTATCAGCCTCGTCCCCAAATCAGCAGAAGCTAATTGTCCTGCAGGGTAAGAGGATGATGTAGATCTAACATTTGTAGGGTGTAAACAcgttagaggcagtggacactattggtaattactcaaaataattatcagcataaaacctcacttggtaactagtaatggggaggggttgatagtataaaacattgtgaaaaaaggctccctctgaagtgacgtagttttcgagaaagaagtaattttccacaaatttgatttcgagaactcaagttgggaatttgaggtctcgaaatcaaacatctgaaagcacactgcttcgtgtgacaaggatgttttttctttcaatcacaggtttgttattttatgcatatgttaagatacaccaagtgagaagactttgaTTGAGTTTCAATTTCTGAAACggaacatagttttttttttttcaccattatGCCGTACAAGTCGCTTACACGCATTTGAAGCTCATTTTTATCAATGAAAAAACTGGCTTGTCTTTAATCATCAAAGTGTGCACCTCATGACAATATTTCGATAAATGTCAGCATTTTGAATGAATTTTACTTTGTCAAACTGTACATAGTTTTTGATATTGTGTTATAATTATCaattattgattgttttacTTCAGCTTGACAGAGTTCCAATGCCTTAAATTAGGACAGAGCGGAAGTCCGTTTAGCAGATCCCTCGACGAGTCAACAGAACTGTAAGCTTTTTCCCCCGGTAaaaggttttctcggtcacactcggcaaatgagcagctaatttcattttcatgcgttctcAAGTTGTTACTgttgtttcaaattcagaattcggccattcaattttcGTTTTGAGTTGTCAATGAGTCAAATTcatttagcactctgttcaatttagcgtatattcgtcattctttttcgtgacaaacacgcctcaagaagcgtctgcgaatttgaatgctgcttttattgttaaattgaattgaatgaatattttttttttaatcgaatgacgcaacagaCCATTTTGACTAATCAAAAACCacatcgaatgacccttttcagtaacattcgatttcgcgcgaaaaagaatagcttggtggttgaattggctgctcatttgccgaaattgaccgagaaaacccgTAGTTGCTTAAAGTCTTAAAAAATTCACTTTTTTATTATATGAAAACAATGAGTGATGAGCCGTCTGTTACGTACACATTGTGACTGGGGGcaggtgtcctgctcatttctgctaagcaaacaatgttTGAACAACAGTTTCATAAGTCACACATAAAATTCATAGAGGGCAAACTTGGCATTCATTACAAAATTGCTCCTCGAACTCCTATCATTTCACCTGTTTGTTTTCCCTTTCTCGTTTCGTCTGTATTAGTCGAAATCTCAATCTTAACGAACTGAACGATGACACTCTCAAGAGAGCGCTAGATATGTTGCTTGCTGAGAAAGCGATGGAGGAATTCGAAGGCGAGGAGACGGAAACCACAGAGATGAGGAAAcgtcttgaagaagaaaaacagctAAGATCACAGTACGAGCGAGTCAGGGAACTTCTTAACAAACTTCTTCAAGAATAGACCATCAGcaacccccaaaataaaacaactataACCCCAATACAAACTGAAACACACACATTATATTTGTCAtacacgggacctacagcttagTGTCCCAAGCGAAGGAAAACTTATTCATTGTAAAGTATTTTGCACAAAGATTAACATGCTACGTCCGGGGTTCGAAACCaaactttgctgatcagaatcacCATAGTCTGAGTCCGAGGCTTTTAACCTTTCGGCCACCACAGTGGTAGGCCAAAATTTCTCTCTATAATTTGTCTGCCTTTTCGATAATTACCGCTGACAAAAAACAAGAGAGGTGAAGCCAACAAATTACAAGAGCTAAGAAACTTCACACATTCTATATTTTGCATCTCGTGGAgacattttttgttcttttactgTCCCTTTACTAACATACATATCTGCATAAATATACGTTGCCTTTTTcccaaggttacaaagcgcctagagaagatgcaacaaagaattccaaactcaagatgttccaatgaaaagtgaaataaaacagtcaGCTCCTGAAGGTAgtgatttataaaaaatacactATTTTCGATGACTTGTTCGAAATTGTTTCGCtttaaaggccgagtcacactgcagcgataaagaaaacgataacgaccacgacgcaaagagaacgcactCTATTGGTTGGATTGCTCCACACATAATACGCCCCTCATTCAACCGGTCGAGGGTGTACATTGTTAACAATCTcgtttttttctcgtttttgaGACCTGTGTGACCGGGTCTTTATTCCACTTAATTAGTATAATAGTTTTAGGTAGCGCACTAATATTAAGGGCATTATATAGACTAGTTGTGTAAACCGTTCACTCTCAAACGTCGTGGAAGACACCAACATGTGATGTAACAAGCCTGCTTGTTGACATTTGTTTGCGAGAGGAAAGCGTTGGGTCGAAAATGCACACATAGTAAATGGAAAACTCTTAcaattgtttataattattattccatATTATTCCAGGTTTCTATGCTCGTACGTTGAATACATGTCTTTCAGTGTAGCCTATGTTTATCAGTATAGTAATCAATGTATtataattcaatttttttttatacaacgATCAATTACGCCACAAACGTCACATCACAACCGGTAGGCATACTTTTCAAAACCGCGCGAGACTTGCAAGAGTCTTGCGAGTGTTCAGGACCAGTTGGTCTCACTTACATTCGACTCATGGGGGCGCTATTTCGAGAGTATTACGCATGCTTTTGAACTCGTCGTCCATGCATTGGATGAAAACGAGGCTAACAAAACGAGAACAACGAAACCGAGGCTGTATACCTTAAACACGATTGAATGATCACTACAACAATTATTGACAAACGTACTTGCAAAATAATTGCAACAAGTATGAAATAAACTCAcacacaataatattattttgaaacacactgtttatttgtttgtttcgtgTTTACAAGCTTTGTGTTTACAAACAGCAGCCAACGGCCCCCGAAAAttgaataacaaataaatcaaataagtaaataaataaacctgcATTTAAACTAGCATTTCTTTTTTCAGAAAAATATATCATAAGCGTGCTCCGGACAACTCTGAAACTAAAATAaggctagagggcgctgtttgttgATAAGTTTCTTCCACACTTTGCCATTCATTGCAATTGCTTCATCAAAGTTGTGTTGTTTAACCTTTAACTTTGCATATCTTCCAGAAAATTCCAACTAAATCTACCGGGTTCTTTTAGAAAAATAGCATTGATTTCCATACTTTTTTATGaatatattgtttttgtttttaaattgcatTAATAACATTGCTTTCAATAATAAATACCATTGCAAGAGGAAATAAGCCGctaatattttgatttttagaAGACGATCTGAGCATACTGATACAAaaatcaagttgaaaccaacggttcttttcagaaccatccaaCTCATTAGGATATTATGATTACATGGCGCTAACGTAAAGCTTaatatatcgtatttccaccatgcaacgtttcaaatcttacttaataataaaaaaaaaagtgatggcAAATTCACTTGCCACCCCCCCCAAATGGCAACATTTAATTTATGCATGAGGTTTTACCTTTGTTGACAAAAAGACccagttgttaaaggcagtggacactattaaacattgtgagaaacggctccctctgaagtgacatagttttcgagaaagtagtgattttccacgaatttagtttcgagacctcagatttagaatttgaggtctcgaaatcaaccatattcgtgtgacaagggcgtttttctttcattattatctcgcaacttcgactaacggattgagctcaaacttttacaggtttgttattttatgaatgttgagatacggcaagagagaagactggtctttgacaattaccaatagtgttaattgtctataaaggcagtggacacacaATGGTTATTAATTAAACAAAGTTGTTAGATTACGAACttatcttggtaacgagtattggagagctgttgatagtagaacacgtcgtgagaaacggctctctcggAAGGAAGTACATTTTGAGAAGgggttaatttctcactcaaataataataaaagacttcagctgacgCCTTTAATTATGcacctaaaagcacacaaattaatgcaaCAAATGCAtgtttttctcttgcaaattagatatgacaaattgagccaaaattgttGCAGGTTTGTTAATTGTATGTatatttatgttgggatacaccaagtatctttgataattaccagaggtgtccagtaccttaaAGCAAAATATCCACTGTTGGCATTAACCAGGAGGGGGGATCTGTCTTAGTTCATCCGCCAACAGTCTTTCATCTTCAATTAATAGTCTTAGATCTTGTTCTTGTTGAAGTTCCCGGAGTAAATCTCTAAGAAGACGCAGTTTTTCAACGAGTTCATTTTCCTCGATTTCTCTGTCGGCCTCCGTCTTCAAAAATGCTCCATTGTCAGTTTCctcactgaaaaaaaataaaaaataaaatacggaACTTAGTTAttataataacattaacaaatatgtatatcttatttggtttgcggtgacaccttgtgtgtatacctacttgccaggtagattgtaTTCCTTAGAGAGAAATGTATTGcgtttttataacaccccttacaaatattctgcattttcattggtttagagcgcgtcacttgatatgtcttagttttactataaacgcggccgtgtgatagtgcatcgtttgccgtgtgatagtccgacgactatcacacggcgtgcagtaccaaGACGTCCGTTACGTGTACGAGGGTGATAAATTACTAGTATGTAACCATTTCAGATTActtgacactacatgcagcacagtaacaGTTTTCGTAATTTGCATTCGCGttgtccgtggattgtagcattcaggtctgtaacttaatagtacagtatttagaaatgttttgggtgttataaaacaaatattgactgcttttacttgtgctatggttaaaactatgactccctcggtaaTCCCCTGAGCGTTCTTTTtcccctcggcttcgcctcgggaacgtagaacgctccggggatcatctcgggagtcatagttttaattatataactgacatacagatccttgtcatttgaatgatggaacttacttcacgtgacattcactattaatcccatccgcaccggtgatcaaaaagacctattcgcccatggggacaatcatttcccattcaacagttaggatcatccttgttcccaatgtttttgagcagtacagcgccaccgcgccgctgctaaaacaaaggagcacctgtgcaaaaggttgtgatccgatgtgtgcattgttgccgctacgcggatttttggttgtcagtaatttgtgtgatttatatgtcagttatataaaacaaatattgagtggctttaattcgtggaatggaaggaattttaccttgcgataatattcttcaatatttgtttgccatagcactcgaagcagtcaatatttgtaaatattgaaCTATACCGGATATTATTTtggagatttctcagttctgaaaagaactgccctaCTTTAGAAATACTACTTGAAGCTTTAAGCTCAACACCAAACGAAACAAAACTCGTTAGCAGTCTAAGAACTCACTAAATTGCAAATCACTATACTCGATATATCTGTACCATTCAGTAAAGACTCACTAAGCTCATACTAAAAAATGTAAACCAAACATGGTCCCTAGAGGGCGCTTATCTACTCTACAATTCCATGTTATGACTTACTCCCTTTTGTCGTCCCCAAAGATCCTCTTGATAAAATTCACATTGCTGTTGCATCTTTGACCTTTACGAGATTTCCTGttgagaaataataaaaaagaaaccaTAAACAATATCaccattgtaaaaaaaaaaaaaaaaaaaaaaaaaaacaatgggttTAGCTGCTTATTAAGAGCTCCGGGTGAAATTTTAGTgacatcttaaagacactggacacgtatggtaattgtcaaagaccagtcttctcacttggtgtatctcaacatatgcatgaaataacaaacctgtgaaaatttgagctcagtcggtcatcgaagttgcgagataataatgaaataaaaaacaccctggacacccacgaagttgtgtgcttcagatgcttgatttcgagacctgaagttctaaatctgaggtctcgaaatcaaattcgtggacatttacttctttctcgaaaagtactccacttcagagggagccgtttctcacaatgttttttgtactatcaatctctccccattactcattaccaagtaatgttttatgctaatagttattttgagtaattctcAATAGTGTCAAATGTCTTTAATGAAGAAAGTAACTTCTAACAGGGGAAAGCAAGCATCTATATCTAGTGAACAGCCAAAAACAAGAGATCAACTAAAATAACTTACCCACAGTAGAGCCCCGAACGCCGAGCAAGGGTTGGCCTAGGTAAGTCTGACAGCACTAACACTATTAACAGCACTGATGTCACGAGTGCTGCGAACTTCATTATGACGACCTCAGTGTAACGATGATGAATAATTATAAATCTGGCGGGAAAGAGGATTACATATTATTAAAGAACAGATGGATACACTTATAAGCCATTATGGGGTATGGTGAACACAAAACTTTATGatactataaggtttgggtaaacttGACTG from the Asterias rubens chromosome 22, eAstRub1.3, whole genome shotgun sequence genome contains:
- the LOC117304979 gene encoding uncharacterized protein LOC117304979; protein product: MKFAALVTSVLLIVLVLSDLPRPTLARRSGLYCGKSRKGQRCNSNVNFIKRIFGDDKRDEETDNGAFLKTEADREIEENELVEKLRLLRDLLRELQQEQDLRLLIEDERLLADELRQIPPPG